The region TCCTCAATCGGCGATCGCTGAATGACGCGGACAATTTCGGAGTGAAAGCGGCGGGTGCGTTCTAATTGAGACTCAATTTTTGCCAATAACTCTTTCGGCTCAAAAGGTTTGATCAAATAATCATCTGCACCAATCGAATGCCCCTGTACACGAGCATCCACTTCGCCGCGACTAGATAGAAAAATAAACGGCACCAACTGTCCTGAACGCATGGCACGCAATCGACGGCAAAACTCAAATCCATCCATTTCTGGCATCATCACATCGGAAACAACCAGATCGGGCGGGTCATGCTCAAAAAGGCTTAAAGCTTCGACCCCTGAACTTGCATTTTGTACCACGTACCCTCGTTTCTCCAGGTAACGAGTTAATGCCATTCGTAGAGTTGTATCGTCATCAACTACAAGAACTCGCTTCATTAGACTCTTCCATGTGCATGTTATAAGGTAGATCCATCAAAATGCCAAATTAACTGAATACAAAGCTTTTAATTAAATAGAATTCCCAAAGATCGACAAACTTCACAGTCCAACGAATCTTTTATATGGCTTTCTACTTATACATGGATATATGGTTGTTGAGATGATGTATGTGAATGATGGTTTACTTGCTGGTCAAGTTTTAAGTTTTGTTGGATTGAAGACTGGTTGGGCAGCGTAGCGATTTTAACCCAGGTCAATTCCCAAAAAGCGATCAAGGAAGCGACTGCGCCAGATTGCCCGCAAAATTAAACACCATTCCAGTGCGATGAGACCAATGAATACATAACTGAAGGAACTCAGGCGGTATAGCTCAAAAAATGCTCGGAAGGGAGGAATTGCCACGATTAGGAAATATACGCCCAGTAATACAATCGCCACAACCGTGTAGCGCCAGTCACCACTGTAGGGTTCACCGCCTACCCAAAATTTAGTAGGCGGTTTAAGAAAGGGGATAAGCAGCAATTGCCCCATGACCAAAATGGTAACGAGTGCACTGCGGGGCTCTACATAATCTAACTGAGTCAAGTTCATATCGGGTGGTAAGTCAAGAATCGCAACGACGAGAAAAAAGAGATACACCATCAGGGCAACCAGCGTGAGGGTAAGGGTGGAGGGAATGACGAAGTGCAGCATGGAGCGCACCATACTCCGGCGAGGAATAGCCCCTGGCTTTGCCCACACGGGAATAAACATTGTTGGAAACCCTACGCCGATCAGGGCAACGATCGCCGATTGTTTATTTTGCAAAGGAAAACTATCAGTCACAATAGCGGTGGCAAACACCAACAGGGTCACACAAAAGGTTCGTACTAAAAACAGCTTCATGGCATCCAGAATACCGTTTCGGATACGCTGCCCTTCTAAAAAGGTATGAGGCAATGCACCAAACGAATCTTTGAGCAGCACAATATCGGCGACGCTGCGAGTGGCTTTGCTGCCGCTTTCCATTGCGATCGCCAGATTTGCCTGCTTTAAGGACAACACATCATTGACCCCATCACCAATCATGGCAACGTACCTGCCACGGCGGCGCAGGCTGCGTACCAGATCCGCTTTTTGATCAGGCGTAATCCGCCCAAACACAGTACTGCTGAGTGCCGTTTGGACGAACTCTGCCGAACTCATTTGCGCCAGATCTTGCCCAGATACGACCTCAATCTCATCCCCTAGCCCTGCCTGTCGGGCTAGGGCTGCAACGGTTTGCGGATTATCGCCAGAAATAATTTTGACTTCAATACCTGCTTCGGCAAAACCATCCAATGTTTCCTTGGCTTCTGGGCGCAGTTGGTCGCTAAACCGCAAGATGCCTAAGGGCTGCAAATGGGGGGGTAAAAGGGCTGGAGTGCCATCGCCACCCAGCGATCGCACCTGGGGGCTATAAGCAAACATTACCACGCGCAATCCCAAGCGGGTGCCTTCGTCAATGTATTGAGCTACTGCTGGATCTAATGTGGTCGAAGGTAACAGCATTTCTGGAGCACCTAGAATATAGGTGCCTTTCTCAGCAAATACTAATCCGCTCCATTTGCGGGCAGATGAAAATGGCACTTCAAACAATGGCTCCATCACAAGACCTGGGCAATGGTTGGCGATCGCATCGTTGGTTTTATTCCCAGCTTTA is a window of Leptolyngbyaceae cyanobacterium JSC-12 DNA encoding:
- a CDS encoding response regulator containing a CheY-like receiver domain and an HTH DNA-binding domain (IMG reference gene:2510095342~PFAM: Response regulator receiver domain; Bacterial regulatory proteins, luxR family), whose translation is MKRVLVVDDDTTLRMALTRYLEKRGYVVQNASSGVEALSLFEHDPPDLVVSDVMMPEMDGFEFCRRLRAMRSGQLVPFIFLSSRGEVDARVQGHSIGADDYLIKPFEPKELLAKIESQLERTRRFHSEIVRVIQRSPIEESTKPTQTSPEPLPLTPAEEKVFWEVVQGFTNKQIGDRLFVSPRTVQTHLSNILSKLELENRSQLVRYAFERGFKPPAEPTKELDE
- a CDS encoding P-type ATPase, translocating (IMG reference gene:2510095343~PFAM: E1-E2 ATPase; haloacid dehalogenase-like hydrolase~TIGRFAM: ATPase, P-type (transporting), HAD superfamily, subfamily IC), giving the protein MIENNTTLSRNLSGLSEQQVSARRAAGQGNNVPLQSSRPYSQILKENLFTFINAAFFTISLVMFLLGRLGDAVLVVVVIFGGVLVNICQEIWAKRKLDEIALLYRPKATVLRSQEEQNVDPSDIVLGDILVLRPGDQIVVDGVVVGDGRIEVDESLLTGESDSIPKAANDLVYSGSFCVSGTAHYEATKVGTETVAFKLMTGARAFRNVLTPVQHEINVVIRVFLLLACFLWILVGISFLSRSYSLNDVVQRSAVIAGLVPAGLLLAITLAYGLGAVRMIGQDVLIQQANAVESLSNVDVLCLDKTGTLTTNQIQLQEIYPIGISEEELRSLLGTYAASTKAGNKTNDAIANHCPGLVMEPLFEVPFSSARKWSGLVFAEKGTYILGAPEMLLPSTTLDPAVAQYIDEGTRLGLRVVMFAYSPQVRSLGGDGTPALLPPHLQPLGILRFSDQLRPEAKETLDGFAEAGIEVKIISGDNPQTVAALARQAGLGDEIEVVSGQDLAQMSSAEFVQTALSSTVFGRITPDQKADLVRSLRRRGRYVAMIGDGVNDVLSLKQANLAIAMESGSKATRSVADIVLLKDSFGALPHTFLEGQRIRNGILDAMKLFLVRTFCVTLLVFATAIVTDSFPLQNKQSAIVALIGVGFPTMFIPVWAKPGAIPRRSMVRSMLHFVIPSTLTLTLVALMVYLFFLVVAILDLPPDMNLTQLDYVEPRSALVTILVMGQLLLIPFLKPPTKFWVGGEPYSGDWRYTVVAIVLLGVYFLIVAIPPFRAFFELYRLSSFSYVFIGLIALEWCLILRAIWRSRFLDRFLGIDLG